A segment of the Elaeis guineensis isolate ETL-2024a chromosome 6, EG11, whole genome shotgun sequence genome:
tcttgatCATTTgtaagaaattaaaaataatctgCCAACTTATCAATACCTTTACTTAAACTTTGACACATTACTCCAAGATTGTTTACAGTTTCAATCAAAGTGCCTATAAGAGCAACTTCTTCCTCATTAGaaacctttctttttttttgatcttgaTGAAGAAGCACTCTGTTGAACATGTCCAATAAGAGTTTGGGCAATGGAGCTGTTACTCTCAAATCTGGTAGGATCTACAAACTGAACCTCCTCTTCATTATTCATTGCTTCTGTAAGGATTTCATTGGCTGCATCTGCAGGATCCTCAGCCTTCTGACCTGTTGCACGATCTTTTTCAAATATGATCGAGAGTTCCTCCAAGTATAAAAATGGCTTATTTCGAAGATCAAATGCTTGAGGATGGCTCTATCATAATGAACCAATATAAATTGAGCAAACTATACCTAAAgcatcaaaaattaaataataataaaaaattaattaatatgtcgTGCATTTATCTTGATCCAGTTGTCCCATACATCTTAATCACAAGTAATACATTTTCTTGTATCATCCTATCCAAATCCTGATGTATTCAACATATCATAAATAGCATCATATTGTTGTTTCAACAATTTGAACCTTGAATGAATGTGTGGCTGAGCCTTGATGCTACAATTAGATATCTTGTTTGTCATCATCTTCTCCAATTGAGGTAAGAACCCGACCTTGAAATTGCCACTTTCTTTCCTCCACATAGGATCATTCTTCAAATCGAGTAGACATCCAATTAGTATAGCATCTTGCTCCGCATTCTATTGATGCTTCTTCCCCTGATTCCTCTTTTGACTTGAAGAAGCATCCACATCTAAAAGataattatttaatacaaaagacAATATATGTTCATATTGCAAACTTAAATAACAACAATAATAAGTTgaataaagataaataatctgaagataacaGTAATAAGCATCCATATTCCAAATGACAGTAACAAGATTCATATTAAATTTGCAACAAGGTTCATTTTAAAGAAAGACTCGAATACATTAAATAGTAATACATAGCAAAATTTGCAATAGTATTGAGAATTTCTTCAAGCTCTGGATTGGTCCCACATTTCTTGCATCAAGTCATCCCTAAATTGAGTCCAAGCATTTGTACTCACAATGTGATCAATCATTTCTCCATCAttgctattttcttctattaggaGGACATCAGACATCTCATCTTCAATTGGATCAATTGACATCTCTCTTCTAATATGGTTATGAAGAAGAGCACACGCATTAATGATTCTTGCTTGTATTTTTACGAGATAAAATGACTTCTCTCTAAGAATCGCCCATCTCattttaagaaaatcaaagcGTCTCTCGATGGCATTTCTAGCAAATGAGTGCTTATAGTTAAAGTATTTTTGTGGCATTGTCGGTTGATGATTTTATCTCCAATCATTCAAATGATATCATTGACCCCTACATGGAGTTAAAAATCCTTCTCCATTTGTATATCCAGCATCACACAAGTAATAAAAACCTAACATAAGAAAAAATCttgttagaaaataaattcaatatATGGATGAAAACAAGTTTGAAATAACTAGAATTATTACCTTATGGTACTTTTAAACCTCTTCCTCTTGATAATGCATCTCTTAGTACTCTACCATCTGCAGCTGAtcctttctgatcagataaaatattgataaattGCATATCTTGACTACAAACTCctagaacattcatagctattTCACCTTTTCTTGTTCTGTACCTAAACTTGTCAATGTCAACAACAGTGCATCTAATTATGTCCCATCTAAGGTACTTAGATAATTCTACAATAAaagaatattattattattatgttaatataaagtattccttaaataatttaaaagtaaCATAATATTTATccacataattaaaaaaattatcttgaacCATTTCCATCTGTAGTCAATTGAGTTATCAGGAACGGGCTCTGGTTTCTTAAGCAATATTTCATGGCAAAGAAGAATAGACTTCAGCACAGCTGTGAACTGCCTACTAATTGTCTCACCACTCCTTACAAACTATTTTTTAATGACTCTATTCTTAGCATGGTAAGCACATATATGTAAAAATATAGTAACAATCTCCTCAACATACATATTTTTGGTATTCGACAATCTTCCAGTACTTTGTAGCATATCACATAAtgcatgaaaattttttctatccatGCACGTATTTTCTATATATGCCAGCTCAGAATCAAATACAATCTTTCTTAAACTAATTTTTCTAATCTTGTGTTTATCATACTTACCAAGATCAATCCTTTTTCTCTTGTTACTTCTCCTAATCAATAAATTAACACAGTATATATGCAATATACTAGTTAACGAAACAATGGCCCTATGAAGATTGATGTACATTGCAATGATAGATGCTAATTTTGGAAGTAACTCTTCTGACAGTTGATCTATCTAAATCAGAGTATTATGACAAAAAAAATAACATATTTTTTAGTAATATATTTCAGTAAAttttagtaaatatttcagtAAATTATATGTTAAACtaacataaaatttaaaattaataagggAACAGAGGAGGTTGGATAAGATGAAGGGAGAGGAGGAGACGGGAATGGAGGCGTGTtgagggggggaggggggggtcGGGTGGGGCTGAGAGGTGTCTTACGGTGGAGAGGGGGGTCCTGAGAGGGCGGTGGCAGAGGGAAGGGGGCCCCCTGAGAGGACGGTGATGGAGGGGTGGGGGGGGGGaggttttatatgaaatttttttttttcttattgtgGAGGAGAGGGGGGGCCTGAGAAGATGGTGGTGGAGAGGAGGGGGGCCTGAGAGGATGGTGGTGGGGCTGGAGGGGGGAGGGGACACTGCGAGGATGATGGCAGAGGGGAGGGGGGCCCTAGAAGATGGTGGCGGAGATGGTGGGGGGGGGGTTGGGAGGATGGTGGTGGGGCCGGAGGGGGGAGGGGACGTTGAGAGGATGGTGGCGGAGTGGAGGGGGGAggttttatatgaaaaaaaaaaaaaccataggGAGGGGGGGCCCTAGAAGACAGTGGCAGAGACGGTGGGGGGGCCTGGGAAGATGGTGGCGGGGCCGGGGGGGTGGGAGCGGACGCTGAGGATGGCGGCGGAGGGGAGGGGGGAGGTTCTATGTGAAGAAAAAAGGATCTCACCAGTCACCGACGACGGCTAGAACGGCGGCGATCTTCTCAGAGGCGATGTGAGACGGCAATGGCTAAAACGGCGGCGATCTTCTCGGAGGCTATGTGAGGGCAGCTCACCGGCGGCGTgggaggagaggagaagagaagcaGTGCGTgggaggagaggagaagagaagcgCGCGTGGGTTTTGCTTTCACAGAAGAGAAAAGGGCAGGGGCAATtttgttcaaaaaaattattatcagaTTATCGCATCATCGGTAATCTGGATGTCACATATTTTTCAGGCAATCTGGATTGCCTGATGAGAGGGAATCCAGATTACCAATGCAAGATAGATTACTATTAAAAATAAATACCAAACATAGTTATCCGGTGGGCCCAGTTTAAATTGCTGGCAATCTATCCCGTTTAAATTGCTGGCAATCTAGATAGATTGTCAGCTACCAAACGCAACCTAAGTTCCTTTCGAGGTTGTGAATGAACTCCGATTCATCATCTTATTTCACAATTGTTGCACTACATCTTTGCCCTGACCCAAACAAAAGAAGATCCAATTTCATCATTGGCAGGATGTCTGGCCTGAATTCACGAGGCGTATCTGGACCAGATTACACACACAACATTATATATAATTAACTCTCGGatggcataaaaaaaaaaaggtaattgATAGTTAGTAATAAAACTATATAGTCttatattagattttttatcCTCTCTCCATGACATGATACCATCCCACGTTTCTTATATTCCAGTAGGCATCATGTGACCCCTTGATCTAAATAGCCTTCTCTAGTAATGTTTCATGGTCTATCAACACACTGTATCAAGTATGATTTTTGGAACCGGAAATCATGACTAATGGGAGAATATACTATCAAATGAATCAGCTCGTGGAGAAGGATCCAGAAATGGCGATCGTATGGTTTTGGAAGGCGATAAATGCTGGGGACCGGGTGGACAGTGCACTGAAGGATATGGCAGTGGTGATGAAGCAGCAGGACCGTGCAGAGGAAGCGGTCGAAGCCATCAAATCTTTCAGGCACCTGTGCTCCAAGCAAGCACAGGAATCCTTGGACAATCTCCTCATTGACCTTTTCAAGGTATCAGCCTATTTTCTACTAACTACAAAGTataacacacaaacacacacacatgtTACTTCCATCCGAGTTGAAGAGAAAAAAATCCACAAGATCGAGTTTGTCGATAATGATTCGATGATAATGAAACGTTTCAATGGTTAGAAATGTGGAAGGATAGAGGAGCAGATAGAGCTTCTAAAGCAAAAGCTACggatgatatcccttggcgaaGGCTTCAATGGGAAGACCACCAAGACGGCACGCTCCCATGGCAAAAAGTTTCAGATCTCGATCCAGCAAGAAACTTCGCGCGTTCTGGTATTTTTTTTGTTGCTCCTAGTTATTGTTGCTACCAAACTATGACTATTAGTAGTCTGTATTCTTTAAATTACATGCGATGGCAATATAATAGATATAGACATGCACACACAACACTCCATAATCATAACATTTCAGCGCTCAAGTATCTGTGGAAGACACAAAGCAAAAGTTATCAAAAATATCAGCCTTCGGGCATTTCACTTCACTTCAAGTATATACCTCTGGAAATTCATGCACATTTTGCCATGCGTCATGCAATCATATTCATTAAGCCTTCATCAAGGTGACGAAAGCTTGTAGTCTGAGATATCATCCATACTTTTTGACAGGGCAATCTAGGTTGGGCCTACATACAGCAAAACAACTATGATGCAGCTGAGATAGTATATCGCAAAGCTCAAATGATCGAGCCTGATGCGAACAAGGCCTGCAATCTCGGCCTCTGCCTCATTAAAAAAGGAAGGTTCGATGACGCCCGGGCGGTGCTCGAGGAAGTCCTGCACCGTAGGTACCCAAGCTCGGATGACAGCAAGATAATTAGCCGGGCGGAAGAGTTGCTGCGTGAGATCGGACTGCAGCCGGCTGTTTCTCCATTGGAGGTGGGCTTGAGCATACAAGAGGAAATCATGGACAGATTGGATCTTGTGATAAACGAGTGGGCCCCGTTCAGATCCAAGAGGCTACCAATATTTGAGGAGATTTCCACCTAGAAAGACCAGATAGCTTGTTGATTCTTTTAGCTAGTCTGTTTTTGCCATGTTAGGATGGAAAATGTGTGCATATCTATATAGtctagtgggaggatttatggagGGCAGTAGATGGTGTATGGGACAGAAAATTTCACCATTGGTCTTAACATTAAGTTTGTTAGTGTAGAATAAAATAGTTTTTACACGGGGGTAAGAAAAATTCCTTGGATTTCATATTGATTAACAGATAATTTTGCAATAAATTGGTATAGAGCTAAAGGTTCAGATTTGTCCATCAAATCTGTTTTGCTCTTTTGATTATTTGTTGATTCTGTTTTTTGTTCTTTGCATTTTTTTTGTGATGAATGTGAAATttgagatcaaaaaattcaataaaaaaaatgattttctaTCTTTGGCATGTGAATATGTGAGCCTATTGGTTCAACTGAGGTTGCTGAGTATTAAAGGATAGAGATGCTTTGCCAACGATGTTATCAAAGGAGGATGAGGATAATTTGCTAGAGCGTACACACAGTGCGATTCAGTTGTATCTGATAGATGAGGTTCTGTGAGAGGTTGAAGATGAGTCATTTGGTTAAGATTGAAGAGCATCTATATGATCAAGTCTCTAACAAATATATTTTATCTGAAGTAGTAGTTCTATACTTTTTGGATAAAGAAAGGTATATCTCTTAAAAATCACCTTAatgaattcaataaaattattttggatttaaaaaatattaatatgaaAATTGATGATGAGGGTCAAACCTTTATTTTGTTGGTTCATCATCTTGTTTAAACATTTTGTTGATTCTATGGTATAAGATCGGGATACTTTTTCAATGAAAAATGTGAGAGCTTCATTGAACTTGAAAGAGTTAAAGAAAAAGATATCTGAAACTTGGGATGAAAATTAGATGAATGGTTTGGTTGCTATATAGGTAGATCCAAAGAAAAGAATTTTGGTTCAAGTTCAAGAAGTAATAGAAGCAGATCAAAATccaaaggaaagaaaggcaaataCAATTACTATAACAAGAAGGGCACTTGAAATTTGATCGTCCTAAactcaaagaaaagaaagaaaagtctgATAATACCTCTAATACTGGTGATTCGATCAGTGTAGTAGAGGATATATAGTTCTGATGGTGCCAATATTGTCTCTATATCTGTCCATTTATCAGAAgatgttggattcttgattcaACAAGTTTTTATCATATGTGTCTTCATTTAGATTGATTTTTCACTTATCACCTTATTGATAGTGGTGTTGTGTTCATAGATAATaatatatcctataaaattattagtataagaataatttggACCAAGCTGTATGATTGCATTGTTAGGATCTTATATGATGTGCGGCATGTATCAGATTTGAGGAAGAACCTAATTTTTTTGAGTACTTTTAATTCGCAttgttttaaatattttaatgaaGGTGGAGttttaaagatttaaaaagaTGCTCTTATTATGCTTAAAAGCAGATTATCTTATAGCTTCTACTTACTTTAGGATAGCATTGTTGTTGGTACtgtatcagtttcttcatcagatctagatttagataatatttatttgTGGCATATATGTTTAGATTATATGAGTGAGGCTGGTATAtctattttgatcaaatgagATATGTTGTATGGTTAGAAATTTAGAAAACTTGACTTTTATGATCATTGTGTCAATATTAAAAGCAGTTTAGAGTCAAGTTCCGCATAGCCATCCATAGAACAAAGGATACATTGGATTATATCCATTTTAATCTTTGGGGTCCCACATTTGTTCAGTCCAAAGATGATTCCTAGTATTTGTTGACtttcattcataatttttttgagaaaaatttggATATACTTTCtgaagcataagaataatttttttttctacttttaaGAAGTAGAAAGTACTTGTTGAGAAATAATCTAATGAGGAGATTAAAAGATTGAGAAATGATAATGATGTGGAGTTTTGTGAGGGTCAGTTTAATGAGTTCTATAAGGTTGAATACATTATGAGACATCACACAATTAAGAGAATACTATTGTAGAATGGTATTGCAGAATGTATGAATAGATAGGACTCTTTTAGAGAGAGCATGGTATATGCTTTCTCCAACAAATTTATCTTAGAATTTTTAGGTTGAAGATGTTAATGTGGCTTGCTTTCTCAAACAGGTTTATCTCAGGATTTTTGGATTGAAGTTGTTAATATGGCTTACAATTTGGTGAATAAGTCTCTATCCATTATTATTGAGTTGAAGACTTTAATTGAGATGTGGTCTAGTATACTTgctgattattttattttaaaaatatttggttaTCCTCCTTATGCACATGTCAATGATAgtaaatatgaaaaaataatatagaaatgTATCTTTCTTGATTATCAGTTTAGAATAAAAGACTACAGATTGTGGTGTGTTGAGCCTAGTTCTCAAAAATGTATAATAATAGAGATGTTATCTTTGATAAAAAGGCTATGCTTCATTCGAAAAATGAGTCAGTTGCTCTAAATAAACATCATGATATTGATAAGCAGATGGAGCTTGAGGCTAAACCTTCAGTTCATCCATTAGAGGGTGATATTGCAATTCAACCAGTTCAAGATGATGAGCTTGAGATTACTGATGAGAGAGATGCCTCACGTGAGCAGCAGTATATTATAGTCACTGATAGATCAAGGAGGCAAATTAGACCCATTCAGAGATATAAATATGCAAATTTGCTCTCTTTTCCATTATCTATGATAGGGAGATTCAAGATCCCACGATTTTTATGAGGCCATCACTAGCAGTGAGTCTACATGCATAGTGGTCTATTACTATATAAGTGAGAAGATTGGATCTATTCATAAGAATCAAATGTGGGAGCTTGTGAAACTACCACAGTGTCAGAAGATTATTGAGTGCAAATGGGTCtctaagaagaaagaagaaatcccAGATGTTGAAGTAGCAAGATTTAAAGTATGCTTGGTTGCAAAGAGCTACAG
Coding sequences within it:
- the LOC105046434 gene encoding protein SULFUR DEFICIENCY-INDUCED 1; this translates as MEGEKRKGGGEKKDMFHVIHKVPTGDSPYGRAKHIQLVEKDPEMAIVWFWKAINAGDRVDSALKDMAVVMKQQDRAEEAVEAIKSFRHLCSKQAQESLDNLLIDLFKKCGRIEEQIELLKQKLRMISLGEGFNGKTTKTARSHGKKFQISIQQETSRVLGNLGWAYIQQNNYDAAEIVYRKAQMIEPDANKACNLGLCLIKKGRFDDARAVLEEVLHRRYPSSDDSKIISRAEELLREIGLQPAVSPLEVGLSIQEEIMDRLDLVINEWAPFRSKRLPIFEEIST